The Bacteroidota bacterium genome includes a region encoding these proteins:
- a CDS encoding T9SS type A sorting domain-containing protein, whose translation MNKINYIKQIMKNPIIKFVVFTQSLFIINFSFSQAPAIEWQNNIGGVSLDYLYKIIQSNDGGYVLLGNSYSSISGDKTESSNGLTDYWILKLDPVGNIIWQNTIGGDDLDTPTEIIQCSDNGYLICGYSLSSASGDKTESVIGGTGEYDIWIVKLDPEGEIEWENTIGSDGEDFVYDVVNAHDGGFIIGGSSNGGISGDKNMVSLGSDDYWILKISDLGIIQWQKRIGGFDSDVINSIEATTDNCYIILGSSYSGIGGDKTEPNPGIWDSDLWVLKIDLYGDIIWQNTIIANKNDQGVSIHQTSDNGYIIGSTTYSDAAFDKSENHYGGDGKNDFWIIKLNESGDIEWDNNIGGLDYDYCKNAIQTDDGGYLVGGKTTGAGGDKIGYIFSYDYWILKLGVDGSIIWQDVLGGNGADYMEGFTETSDGGFILAGYSNSQISWDHNEYNIGSLDYWAVKLYPDCVVETCNALDDNCNGLIDDAIVETINISAGSPIIFCQGGNVLLTATYSGTSVQWKKNGINITGATSSTYSVIKTGDYTCVTTSPCGTATSSIIHVIVNKNPAASISAAGATTFCAGGSVTLNEVPVTGSSYQWFKGASAIAGATFTNYIATTAGNYKCRVTKTASGCFKNSNTIVVTVPCKEGEELMNEENNNITIFPNPNTGTFNLTYNVPTGATSPYGGPWGPISPLKGEPRGVTFQIFNSLGQQIHSQQINSPDGNINETITINNLSSGIYFVQLSNGTNYSQQKLIIE comes from the coding sequence TTGAATAAAATAAATTATATAAAACAGATCATGAAAAATCCGATAATTAAATTCGTTGTTTTCACCCAATCATTATTCATCATAAATTTCTCATTCTCACAAGCTCCTGCAATTGAATGGCAAAATAATATCGGTGGGGTTAGCCTTGACTATTTATATAAGATTATACAGTCAAATGATGGTGGATATGTGTTATTAGGTAATTCATATTCTTCCATTTCTGGTGATAAAACCGAATCATCAAATGGATTAACTGATTATTGGATATTAAAATTGGATCCTGTTGGAAATATTATTTGGCAAAATACAATTGGTGGTGATGATTTGGATACTCCAACTGAAATTATTCAATGCTCAGATAATGGATATTTAATTTGTGGTTATTCCCTTTCGAGTGCTTCAGGTGATAAGACAGAATCCGTAATCGGCGGTACTGGTGAGTATGATATATGGATTGTTAAATTAGATCCTGAAGGCGAAATTGAATGGGAAAATACTATAGGAAGTGATGGAGAAGATTTTGTATATGATGTTGTAAATGCACATGACGGAGGTTTTATTATTGGAGGTAGTAGCAATGGCGGCATATCAGGTGATAAAAATATGGTAAGCCTTGGATCAGACGATTACTGGATTTTAAAAATTAGTGATTTGGGTATAATTCAATGGCAAAAAAGAATTGGAGGATTTGATAGTGACGTAATAAATTCAATCGAAGCAACAACAGATAATTGTTACATTATTTTGGGGAGTTCCTATTCAGGAATTGGAGGCGATAAAACCGAACCTAACCCTGGGATTTGGGATTCTGATCTCTGGGTATTAAAAATTGATTTATATGGAGATATTATCTGGCAAAATACAATTATAGCAAATAAGAATGATCAGGGTGTGTCTATACACCAAACCAGCGATAACGGTTATATTATAGGAAGTACCACTTATTCTGATGCAGCCTTCGATAAGTCGGAGAACCATTACGGTGGAGATGGAAAAAATGATTTTTGGATAATAAAACTAAACGAGTCAGGAGATATAGAATGGGATAACAATATTGGGGGATTGGATTATGATTACTGTAAAAATGCTATTCAAACCGATGATGGTGGATACCTGGTGGGTGGAAAAACAACGGGGGCAGGAGGAGATAAAATAGGATATATATTTTCCTACGATTATTGGATCCTTAAATTAGGCGTAGATGGATCAATAATCTGGCAGGATGTACTAGGAGGCAATGGTGCCGATTATATGGAGGGATTTACAGAAACTTCTGATGGAGGTTTTATTCTTGCAGGCTATAGTAACTCTCAAATCAGTTGGGATCATAATGAATATAATATTGGAAGTCTTGATTATTGGGCTGTAAAATTATATCCGGATTGCGTTGTTGAAACCTGCAACGCACTCGACGATAATTGCAACGGATTAATCGATGATGCAATTGTAGAAACAATTAATATTTCCGCTGGCAGCCCAATAATTTTTTGTCAAGGTGGAAATGTATTATTAACCGCAACTTATTCCGGCACATCCGTGCAATGGAAAAAGAATGGAATAAATATCACAGGAGCAACTTCATCAACTTATTCCGTAATTAAAACAGGTGATTATACTTGTGTAACAACAAGTCCATGCGGCACGGCAACGTCATCAATAATTCATGTCATCGTAAATAAAAATCCTGCTGCATCAATATCCGCAGCCGGCGCCACAACATTCTGTGCAGGAGGAAGTGTAACATTAAATGAGGTGCCAGTTACAGGAAGTTCCTATCAATGGTTTAAGGGTGCTAGCGCAATTGCCGGAGCAACATTCACAAATTATATTGCAACCACAGCCGGTAATTATAAATGCAGAGTTACAAAAACAGCAAGCGGTTGTTTTAAAAATTCAAATACGATTGTCGTTACGGTTCCTTGTAAGGAAGGGGAGGAATTAATGAATGAAGAAAATAATAATATCACCATCTTCCCAAATCCCAACACCGGAACATTTAATTTAACCTATAATGTTCCAACCGGAGCAACATCCCCCTATGGGGGACCGTGGGGGCCAATTTCCCCCCTCAAGGGGGAACCAAGGGGGGTGACATTCCAAATATTCAACTCCCTCGGCCAACAAATCCATTCCCAACAAATAAATTCACCCGATGGAAACATAAACGAAACAATTACCATTAATAATTTGAGCAGTGGAATTTATTTTGTTCAATTATCAAATGGTACTAATTATTCTCAACAAAAATTAATAATTGAATGA